AATAAAAAAATAAAATACTAACAATCAGCATATTGCAATTTTTTTTTAATTTCTAAAAACCAAGTATCTGTAAGCCATCGTAAATGGAAGCAAATAACAGAAACTTAAAATTAGAAATAATGAAAAATTTAATCTTATCCGCATTTGCCGTAATTACAATGGCATTCACTACTCAAGTTTACGCTCAAAAAAACCCGATGGTTGGAGGAGCAGCAATGTATGCAACTAAAGATATTGTAGACAATGCCGTAAATTCAAAAGACCATACTACACTGGTTGCGGCAGTTAAAGCAGCTGGCTTGGTAGAAACTTTAAAAAGCAAAGGTCCTTTTACCGTTTTTGCACCAACCAATGCTGCATTTGATAAACTTCCTGCCGGAACGGTAGACAATCTTGTTAAACCAGAAAATAAAGCAACTTTAACAACTATTTTAACTTACCATGTTGTTGCCGGTAAAATGGACAGCAAAGCAATTGCAAAAGCAATTAAAGCTGGCGGTGGCAAAGCTGAACTTAAAACTGTGCAAGGTGGTAAACTTTGGGCTTGGATGGAAGGCAAAAAATTAGTGTTAAAAGATGAAAAGGGCGGAACAAGCACCGTAACCATTGCAGATGTTTACCAAAAAAATGGGGTAATCCATGTTGTTGACACCGTTTTAATGCCAAAATAAAATTTATTAGATATCCTTTTAATCAGTATAAAACGTTCTGGCAAAAGTCAGAACGTTTTTTCTTTTATAAAAAATCATCTTTTAAAAATCAGGGATTATAATACAAATCTCCATTCACAAACTTGGTAGCATTTTTTTAATTAAACATACTTTCTGACTTTTTCTGATGAATTGTCAGTTTTTTCTCAAGTTTTCGCATTTGTAATGTATAGTGTTTTTTAACTATTTAATTTTACTGCATTAATAGTTTTTTAACATGAAATTCAATTTATCTCCGATAGATGTAGTTGAAGACATATCTAAATCAGATTTCGAACTGAACTACCTTAAACCACGTAAACCTTTGGTAATAAAAAATATGGCCAAAAAATGGCCTGCTTACCAAAAATGGACAATGGAATACTTGAAAGAAGTTGTTGGCGATAAAACTGTTCCGCTTTACGACAGTTCTAAAGCCGATCCTTCTAAACCGATAAATGCATCTGCAGCCGAAATGAAATTTGGCGATTATATAGACCTGATTAAAGAAACACCAACCGATCTGCGTATCTTTTTGTTCGATCCGATAAAATTTGCCCCGAAGATACTCGAAGATTACATCGCACCAAAAGATTTAATGGGTGGTTTTTTGGATAGCTACCCCAATATGTTCTTCGGCGGTAAAGGTTCGGTAACCTTTTTACACTACGACATTGATTTGGCGCACATTTTCCATACGCACTTTAATGGACGAAAACATGTGATCTTATTTGATTACAAATGGAAAGAACGTTTGTATCAAATTCCATATGCCACTTATGCCTTAGAAGATTATGATGTGGAAAACCCCGATTTTGATAAATTCCCTGCATTAAAAGGCGTTCAGGGTGTTGAAGCTTTTTTAGAACATGGCGATACCTTATTTATGCCAACCGGATACTGGCATTGGATGAAATACCTGGATGGTTCTTTTTCTATTAGCTTAAGGGCATGGGACAAAAGCTGGGCGGTAAAAGCAAAAAGCTTGTATAACTTAACTTTACAGCGTAAATTTGACGACTTTATGAAAGCAAACTACCGTGAAAAGTATATGCACTGGAAAGAAGAACTTGCAGTTAAAAGAGCGAGCAGAGCACTAGAGAAGAATTTACCAAAATAAGAATAAAAGCTAACGATAGGATGAGGCTTGAAAGCCAATGCCC
The nucleotide sequence above comes from Pedobacter riviphilus. Encoded proteins:
- a CDS encoding fasciclin domain-containing protein — protein: MKNLILSAFAVITMAFTTQVYAQKNPMVGGAAMYATKDIVDNAVNSKDHTTLVAAVKAAGLVETLKSKGPFTVFAPTNAAFDKLPAGTVDNLVKPENKATLTTILTYHVVAGKMDSKAIAKAIKAGGGKAELKTVQGGKLWAWMEGKKLVLKDEKGGTSTVTIADVYQKNGVIHVVDTVLMPK
- a CDS encoding cupin-like domain-containing protein; this translates as MKFNLSPIDVVEDISKSDFELNYLKPRKPLVIKNMAKKWPAYQKWTMEYLKEVVGDKTVPLYDSSKADPSKPINASAAEMKFGDYIDLIKETPTDLRIFLFDPIKFAPKILEDYIAPKDLMGGFLDSYPNMFFGGKGSVTFLHYDIDLAHIFHTHFNGRKHVILFDYKWKERLYQIPYATYALEDYDVENPDFDKFPALKGVQGVEAFLEHGDTLFMPTGYWHWMKYLDGSFSISLRAWDKSWAVKAKSLYNLTLQRKFDDFMKANYREKYMHWKEELAVKRASRALEKNLPK